The sequence below is a genomic window from Piliocolobus tephrosceles isolate RC106 chromosome 8, ASM277652v3, whole genome shotgun sequence.
AACTGATATACACAGAGTGTTCTGACCTGACTTCATCTgcttaaagtatacaatttttatttatttattttttttgagatggagttttgctcttcttgcccaggccagaatgcaatggtgcgatcttggctcactgcaacctctggctcccagttcaagtgattctcctgcctcagcctcctaagtagctgggattacaggtgtccaccaccacgcccggcaaagttttgtatttttagtagagacgaggtttcacaatgttggccagcctggtcttgaactccagatccacccgcctcggactcccaaagtgctgggatcataggcgtgagccactgctcctggccttttttcttttctttctttcttttttttttttttttttgatacagagtctgctctgttacccaggctggagtgcaatggtgcaatctcagctcattgcaacctccgcctcctggattcaagtgatttttgtgcctcagactcccaagtagctgggatcacaggtatgcgCCAGCAAgcccgactagtttttgtatttttagtagagacggggtttcgtcatgttggccaggctggtttcaaactcctgacctcaagtgatccgcctgattcggcctcccaaagtgctgggattacaggcgtgagtcaccatgtccggctaaagtatacaatttaatgGTTTTTTATATAACTGAAACCACTACCCCAAATGAgatttctgtcactatagattgatttgcatttcatatgaatggatcATATAGTATGCAGGCTTTGTGTCTGGTTTTGCTCAGGATAATGACTTTAGATTCATCCGTGTTATGCATCAGTAATTTgtccctttttattgctgagtagtattccactgcagatatgctacattttatttatccatccctgttgatggacattttaaTGAGTTTGTTATTCACACATTGAGTATGACTCCAAATGTGATGTCATTTCTTTTATATTCACCTCATTTTCAAGTGGTCAAGCAGTCGCTAAGCGACAGCTCAGTGCCTAACACTGCAGCAGTTTCTAGACTGACTTGCTAAACTTCCACAGACCCAGTCAAGAAGGAGACAATGAGTCCAATAGGTTCAGATAGTTTATTATTTACACAGACAGCAAAAGCAAGATGGTGTCTGCTCCCATGTCCCCAGTCCAGCAGGATGATGATGAATCACAGAAAGCAAATGATAGCTTAAGTGGTGGATTGCTCTGCCATGGAGCCAATCCAGCTGCAGCCAAGGCATTTTATAAACTTATGCAGAAGTCTGCAGCTGTACCATAAGTTAGAATAAAGTGGAAAGTTCTGTGTTTAACTGACATTAGAGAAGTTGATGAGAAATGGCCCTGTAGCAGTCTCCCAAAAAATAGGGATGAGAAACTGCCTTACAGTAGCTCCTTACCAGGCATATCCCCTTTTTGCATCAGGAGCAATCACAGGGCTTTCTGCTGAAAAGTGGGGAAGTAGATTTTGGGGCTGCCTAACTGCAATATATGTGGCCTACATGGAGACATGCACGGTTGCCAAGATGCCGTGGCAGACCATTCCTACACTCATCTTATACCATaatgacaccttttttttttttttggagatggagtttcgctcttattgcccagaccggagtgcagtggcattatctcagctcaccgcaacctccacctcccgggttcaagtgattctcctgcctcagcctcctgagtagctgggattacaggtgcccgccaccacgtccagctaatttttttgtatttttagcagagatggggtttcatcatgttggtcagactggtttcgaactcttgacctcaggtgatccacccacctcagcctcccaaagtgcagggattacaggtgtgagccactgcacctggcttccaTTATGATATCTTAAGTCACATGCCATAACAACAAAAATGCACTAAAAAATGACTAGCAGGATGAATTTGTGTAATTCACTGAGCTTAAGATTtctcacataaaataaaagtagcaCCTAAATGAATTCCAAGGTCACTTCTACGTCATTTGAATCAATTCAGAATTGTGACTGTACCAAATGATTGTCATTAAATTCATCATGCTAGGTGCATTCAACCTGATAGTCAGGTTTCACCTCAGTAAATCATATACTTTCCCTCAAGTCTTCTTATTACAAACAGCATAGCAAATAGGAACTAAAGAAGTAAACTgtttaggtttctttctttcttttctttttttttttctttgagacggagtttcactcttgttgcccaggccagagtgcaatggcgcgatctcggctcaccactacctctgcccctgggttcaagcgattctcctgcctcagcctcccgagtagctggattacagtcatgcaccaccacgcctggctaattttttatttttttcatagaggcagggtttctccatgtcagtcggtcaggctagtcctgaactcccgacctcaggtgatcggcctgccttagcctcccaaagtgctgggattgcaggcatgagccaccgtgcccagcatttCTAAGAGTCTCAGAAAAACTGTCCCCCTGGAGGTTCTATGCCATCTCTATTTGACAATTACTGGAAAAATGATGGCAACTGAGAGAGCTGTCTCAAGATATCATCACTCAGGTACGACATATTCCATAATGGTGGACCATCTGCAAACAAAGCTAACAGCACTTTGCAGGTTCTATCGTGGAGATCAACTATTCCAGGGCCAGCCCCAAAGAACATAGCTCCACATGGGAGCTATATTACATCATCATCATGACCCAGATAGGTACCAAACTCTCTGGGTGATAGctttaatttaattcatttgttttaattattattttattatgttttaatgtttttactcttttaaaaccttctggcttggcacagtggctcatgcctgtgatcccagcactttgggaagccaaggtgagcagattacttaaggtcaagagttcgagaccagcctggccaacatggtgaaaccccatctttactaaaaatacaaaaattcgtcgcgtgtggtggtgcacgcctgtaatcccagctactccggaggctgaggcaggagaatcacttgaacctgggaggcggatatTGCAGtgaagctgagattgcgccactgcactcaacctgggtgacagagagagattctgtctcaaaaataaataaataaaccacttcagaaagaaaaaacaaaatggtgtgatggctcacgcctgtaatcctagcactttgggaggccaaggccggtgtatcacttgaggtcaggagttcaagaccagtttggccaacatagtgaaaccccatccctattaaaaacacaaaattaccatcctggctaacaaggtgaaaccccgtttctactaaaaacacaaaaaattagccgagcttggtggtggggcgcctatagtcccagctacttgggaggctgaggccggagaatggcatgaacgtgggaggcggagcttgcagtgagccgagattgtaccactgcaccccagcctgggcgacagagcgagactccgtctcaaaaaacaaaacaaaacaaaattatctgggcatgatagcatgcgcctatagtcccagctactcgggaggctaaggcaggagaatcacttgaacccaggaggtggaggttgcagtgagctgagatcgtgccactgcactccagcctgggtgacagagtgagactccatctcaaacaaaacaaaacaaaacagaaaaaccttcacaaaaagaaaaaaaaattttttttgagacagggtcccactgatacccacgctggagtgtagtggtgtgatcaaggctcaccacaggctcaagcaattctctcacctcagcctcccaagtagctgggaatacagacacacaccaccacacctggctaagtttttttttttttttttgtagaagtgggttttcgctgttgcccaggctggtctcaaacttctgagctcaagcaatccgtctgcctcagcctcccaaagtgctgggattacaggctgggattacagcctcccaaagtgctgggattacaggctgggaatacagcctcccaaagtgctgggattattgttataataataataacaattattattattttagagatagggtttcgctgtCATCTAGCGTGCCATGCAGTGGAGAGATAATAGTTGAGTGcagcctggaacttctgggctcaagtgatcctcaaaCTACCACGTAGCTagaactacagtcatgcaccaccatataTACAGCGATCTATTTTTTTgttaagatggggtcttgctttgttgcccaggctgctggctATCACTGTACACTCAGTTAAATAATTAGTTGGTGTGTCTAGCCAAAAAGTACTATCCGAAAACCCTGAGTATCTGAAAATACGTAAGAGcggggaacttttttttttttaagacaggtttGCGctcgctgtgtcacctaggctggagtgcaacctctgcctcccaggttcaagcaattctcctgcctcagcttccagagcagctgggactacaagcacgcaccgccacgcccagctaattcttgtatttttagtggagaatgtatttttgtcatgttggtcaggctgctcttgaactcctggcctcaagtgatccgcctaccttggcttcccaaagtgctgggattacaggcatgagccacagcacccggccaagAGTGGGGAACATTTAAAATGGTAATCTTGAGAAAGCTGTTTAAGATGTTAAAGTTCCTTAATTTAGCCAGTGTGGTAATCAGCTGAGGGTGCTGAAGAGTGACCTATAATGAGACTGGGTTTTGAACAGAATCTTACATGTTAATACAAATGAGTTTactacattttgtatttattatcaggagcatttttttcctaaagataaAGCAGGGTATCAGGCTAAGGAGatgacaggaaagaagaaaatcatctAAAAACTTACAAAgacaataaagttttaaaaatttttctaaaaagaaaaaataaaaaggcagaatcATCAAAGCAGCTTTTTTTCCCACAAAGTAGGCACACCAAGTTTTTACCTTTTCTTAACGTTGAATCCTACcgcccttttttttcttccttctttctttacagACTAGAAGTCTGTGGGGCTGTTCTGTTTGGCatgcagtacttttttttttttttgagccagagttttgctcttgttgcccaggctagagtgtagtggcgagatcttggctcaccacaacctccgcctcctgggttcaagcaattatcctacctcatcctcccaagcagctgggattacagacatacgccatcacacccagctaattttttatttttagtagagatggggtttctccatgttggccaggctggtcttgaacgcctgacctcaggtgatccgcccacctcggcctcccaaagtgctgggattacaggcgtgagctaccgtgcccagcggCATGTAGTACTTTTAAAGTATTCATTAGTAGTCAATATTTAGAAGGAAAGCTATAGCATTAAAACAGATTTCCAGAGtttcctgaaaaataatttttttaaaggatttgctTTCCTAAAATGGCAACAATCAGTGGAGGTGAGTAATGGCTGGCCCCTGGACAGGTGGGCTAGGTGCTGTCCAGTTCACCAGATTTCCAACCAAGTCAGCTTTCCTCATTAATGAACAATTGATGTTCCATTTGTTTGTCATTCCTGCTCAGAAGCTTATGTCTCCTAGCCATTGGGGCCAGACAGTGCCAACTCCTTTAGGAGCTTCAGACTAAGTTGTTATGACTATCCTACCAAGGAGTAAAGCCTGGTGAAGAAACAGGCTTTTCTGTTAGGCACAGGGCTTTCGGAGCTGAACAATTTCCCAGTCTGATGGAGGAGACTGACAACTACAGCACGGAGTGGTGGCCATGGACCTAcattaagagttatttatgatGAGTAAATAAAGGGAGCAACAGGGGACCAGAGGAGGTGAAACGAGTAATTTTCACCTCGCCATATTGACCTCAAGGGCCTAGAGATGCGTCTAACCTAGACTTCTGGAGTAAACTGAAGCCCAAAGGGTAAAGAGGCATATTAACAGAAATGGTTAAGTTTCAGGCAGAGGGAGTAACATGTAAGGTGTGTGGTGGGGAAGAGACAATGAAAGTGGAGATACCTGGAGCAGAGGGTGACAAGAAGCGAAGTGAGAGAAGAAGATTAAGATATAAGCGAGGATCAATTTATGTCGTCTGAACGTACGGACAATGGGAAGCCCCTGTGATACTGTAAGTAAGGGTAAGTTTACTGGGACTCTGAAGTGATTTGTTCAAGTTATACAATTAGGAACGGAACCAAAAATTGaactgctaatttaaaaaattaattcctaATCAATGTACTATTACTTCCCCGCTGTCCCATGTTTATCGCTGACCCACCAATTCAAAGGACACGgcacatgtttccttttttttttttttctgagacgttgtttcgctcttgttgcccgggctggagtgcaatggcgcgatctcggctcactgcaacctccgcctccagggttcaagcaattctcctgcctcagcctcctgagtagctgggattacaagcatgcgccaccacgcccgactaattttgtatttttggcagagacagggtttctccgtgttggtcaggctggtttcacaCTCCAGACCTAAGATGATCCGaggctgatccacccgcctcagcctcccaaaatgctgggattacaggcgtaaaccaccgcgCTCCGCCTGCGGAAATGGCCTCAACGTTTCAACCGGAAGCAGAAACTGACCGCGGCAGGCACCACCTAACGGCCGCTGGAGCAAATTCCACCCGGAAAGTCGCAACACCGGAAAAGGTCCGTCTGTTTCCGGTAAAAACCCAACAGAGATGACGTTCAGAGGGCGAGTCTCGAATATCCGGCCAATTTGCCCAGCGCGCTGTGCTCCGCGACGACGCATGCCTGCTTTTGCGCAGGCGCGGGGACTACTGCACAGGCAAGCGCGTAGGCAGACGCGTGCGTGCTCCCGTTCAACGTCCGGAGCATCGGTGCAGTTTCGAGGGTAAAGCGTTTGGCACAGTAATGTGGACTTTTGTTCTGTAACTACAAGTCCCAGCATACGTCACCTCTCACGTGGGCGCTAGGTGTGGTTTCGTGGGATAGGGTAAGGCAAAAGTGAAATGACGATGACGTACCAAAGACGAAAATAATTGAATATGTTGTTTGAGGGCGTCGCTCACAGAAGCCCCAGTGGCCTAATGGATAAGGCATTGGCCTCCTAAGCCAGGGATTGTGGGTTCGAGTCCCATCTGGGGTGGCCTGAAGTTTTTTGacctttaaaatacttttttccctttctaaacAAAGCGAAATATgccaactttacttttttttttttacatgggaAGCgcgtgtgtttgtgtttttactagCTGCAGTTTTCGAGAATCTGCACACTCCCACGTCCTTTCTCTGAGCCGCAGGTGCCCTGGGATTTGGGGAAACGTCAATACGTTGACTTTTGATACCCCTtctataaatcattttaaaatgtcttctcaGCGTGTTCCGTATCAAATCCACACCCACACCCCGCGCCGGGCCCGCTCCTCCTGCGACTCAGCGGTTGGTCGGCTAACGGGCATCTTAAATGACGCTGTGAAGAAAGGCCCCTATTTCCCCAAATCCTTGTTCTGGGTTAGAGGACCTGGTAGCGTCAGTTAACGCTCGGGTTTCGTTTGCTTTTCTTGTTAGGGCGCCCCTCGGCCTTCGATTAATAAGGCTTGATACAACGGACAAGTGAGCGGTTTCACTGCTAGTCAGTCGATAGGAGGAGCCTGTAGTCTGTCCGACCGTACCATTAGGCGCCTGGGCGGGAGGAGGGGTTTTGCAGGGTCGTAGGACGCTGTCGGGCACCAGGCTTGGAGAAGGACAGGAAAATGGCGGCCTTAGGGTCCCCGGCGCGCACTTTGCGAGGACTTCTGCGGGAGTTGCGCTACCTGAGCGCGGCCACCGGCCGACCCTATCGCGACACTGCGGCCTATCGGTACCTTGTGAAGGCTTTCCGTGCACATCGGGTACGGGAGCCATGTCCCAGGTTCTCCACgtgctggggagggaggaagagtcgggtctgggctgggctggggagcACGGTGTCTAATTCCTGCATTTCTGAAGCCAACCCTCCCACGGAGCCCTGGTTCTGACCAAACCAACCCAGGCCCTAGGCTCCATGCTCTGGCATAAACTCGGGGACCAAAGGACCGGCGGGGGCGCAGAGCCGCTCTGGGGACGTCAGTCTGTCTTGCAGAGGGGCGGACCCGTCCCGAAGGATTTCATTGGCTGGTCTGTTGCCTTTGTGGAGGGTAAAGTCAGGAAAGTGGAATAGAGGAAATGCTGGGGGTTAAAGAATGAAGATGGACTTGAAGGGTGTACTGTCACTAGATTTAAAGCCACAGCATCTGGCCAACAATCTCCTCATCCGTCCCCTAGAAAAGTTATTCCAAGAagcatttctttttgagacggaaaaGAAAAACTGGGCTTTAGGGAAGGAAACTTGCTGCCCTTGAGCAATGTTGGGAAAGGGAGAACGATCAACTGTCGAATTTCTGAGCCATGGACGTCAGAATGTAAACTCTTAGAACTCAAATTCACCTAGTTTTTAAAAGGTGACAACTTAGGGGCTGTGCTAGGAACCTAGTCTAAATAGGAAGAATCAGATGCACATGGGTCCTGTCCTTTAAGAAGCTTGCTCCCCACCTGAGGAGCCATACAGTAAAGCACTTAGGATAAATAAGTGCTCAAGGTGTAGACAACAGGGGCTGGGGTATAAAGAAGGGGTAGTTAGGGAAGGTTTTCCGGAGGAAATTCATCAGGGACCTGAAGGCTAATTTGGAGTTAGCAAGTAAATTGGGGTTAGGGTCCAGATTTAAAAGCTAAACAATTGAAAGCCAAAGGGGAGAACAATTGCCAATTGAGAGTGGTTTAGCcctggggtgtggtggctgaaGTGGAGGTAGATGAGGTGGCAGGCTGAACAagaatttaaacttttttgtaagTGTAATGGGAAGCCATTCTAAgattgcgatctcagctcagcgcaacctccgcttcccaggttcaagcgattctcctgcctcagcctcccaagtagtacaCGCAtgcgacaccatgcccagctaattttatttttcttggagacgggtttctccatgttggtcaggctggtcttgaactcccgacctcaggtgatccgcctgcctcagcctcccaaagtgttgtgattacaggcgtgagctaccgaaCCCGGCCCCATTCTAAGATTTTTAAGGAGATGACATGATTATAGTTGTACCTTATGGGGATAACATTACCCTTGAGAGAGACTTGGTAATGGTTCTGAAATTTATGGTACATTCCGGAAATACCACTCTGGAATGCACTTGAGCATAGAGGATATGGTTTCTATTTCCTTCAGGCTCAGAGCTAACTCAACCATCCCATTTTCTCTATCCTTTCCCTCTGGAGAAGGGATTCTATTAGGGAGAAACCTCCCTTCATAGGGAAAATGCAGTGTTCTATTTCATTTGATCTCTTTTATGTTCTTGTGATCTATTTACTGTTTCCTGTCTATTGCTGACTCTTCTGTCCTCATGATTCAGGCTCAACCAAATCAAGGGCAGTATTCTATCCTACGTTAACCTAGAATTCCCATGTCAAATTCCACACATTTAGGCttatatattaatagaaatggATGCTATGATTTGTTAATGCTTGATATTGGTGTTGATTtctcataaaattttaattactaaaaagttaaatttgtattaaagcagattaataatgtttttaagcAGCTAACAAATGTTGCTTTCAACATGATCTGCAGATCCTAAAACCCACATTCTAACAGCATGGGCAATATAGTGtagtgagacctcctctccaaaaaatttgaaaattatccaggcgtggtgtcccatcctctagttccagctaattgggaagctgaggtgggaggatcacttgggcccaagaagtcaatcaaggctgcagtgagccatgttcataccactgctctccagcataggccacagagcgagactctgtctcaaaaaccaagaAGCCACACACATTCTAGTTTTCAGATTCTAACACTAGATATTCAAATAGAGAAAGGGGATTAGGCCAgtagcggtggctcacgcctgtaatcccagcagtctgggaggaggtggtgggtggatcgcttgtgcccaggagttcaagaccagcctggcaacatggtaaaaccctgttttcataaaaaatggccggatatggtggcacgcatctgtagtcccagctacctgcggggctgaggcaggaggatcacttgagctggggagatcAACAGCCAtgttcacgccattgcactctagcctgggcaacaaagtgagactctgtcttaagaaaaaaaaaggtgggggaggggattATGTAGGCAGTGGTGCCCAGATTAATCCACACTTGGACATGGCTCCTTTAGTCACTCAGAGTTATGTACACATCCCCATCTCACTTTTCCTGCCCCTTTCTCACAGCCTTGAATACAGAGCTAGTCAAAGAGAGTGCAGTGAATCTCATAAGTatgatgaagaaaaaaggtttGGAGTCATTTGGGGACTTTGGAATGGATATGGAATTTCTAGCTTCTTAAAGTCATGAGTCCAGATTTTTCAGATGGATAAGCAAATGGTGAGAGCAAGAACAACCATTTCTCAGTAACTctggggattggttccaggacacccCCCAGCCCCGCTCagggataccaaaatccacagatgctcaagtccctgagaTAAAATGCTGTAGTGTTTGcaatataacctatgcacatcctcctgtatactttgtTATCTCTAGATTATAATACCTTGTGCAATGTAAACGCTATGTAAGTAGTTGTTATACtacattgtttagggaataatgataaAACATGTTTGGTAAGACATgatcatccttttatttttttctgagtatttttgaTCAGAAGTTGATTGAATCCAAAGATGCAGaatccatggatatggagggccagTTGTAATAAGTAATATGAACATAAGCATACTACTTTTATACATAAAACCTTCATTTGTTACTATTTAGCACAAAGCTATCATTTTTCAGACAAAGtaagttttcaattttctttttgttgttgttgttgttgagatggagtctcgctttgtcgcccagactggagtgcagtggcctgatcttggctcactgcaagatctgcctcctgggttcacatcattctcctgcctcagccttccaagtatttgggactacaggcacctgccaccacccccagctaattttgtttttttgggttttttttttgtatttttagtagagacggggttgtcactgtattagccaggatggtctcgatcccctgacctcgtgatctgcccgcgtcggcctcccaaagtgctgggattacaggcgtgagccaccacgcccggccaagttttcAATTTTCATTGTAATGAAAGGTATATGCCACATTAATTAAAgtcacaaatataaataaagcagTCCTTTATTTGCTTGAAAGGGAGAAAGTTCTACATTATATTATTTAGGTGACATTAATGATCAGTGACCTAATTATAATTTCCATATCTACCATTAACCAACCTCTGAGCATCTCtgggctttagtttcctcatctgtaaaatgaaggaattGAAACTAGATGACTTCTTGCAGTACTGACTGAATACAGGAACATTCAATGCAACTCCTTTTAAAAATCCGAAGTAGAGGTCAGCTTTACTAATAATTATGGAGTGCCTTTATAGATGTAGTAGAGGTCAGCTTTACTAATAATTATAGAGTGCCTTTATAGATGTAttaagtatatgtgtatatacatacatgtctGTATTTCCTCTGTGCAATTTACTTTCACTCTAGTGAATGCTTATTTATTAAATCTGTCTCTGTGGACCTGTATCTGTAGCTGGGTGAAGAGTTTCTGACTTGCTGCTTCTCTAGGTCACCAGTGAAAAGTTGTGCAGAGCCCAACATGAGCTTCATTTCCAAGCTGCCACCTATCTCTGCCTCCTGCGTAGCATCCGGGAACATGTGACCTTACATCAGGAATTTCATGGCAAGGGTGAGCGCTCAGTGGAGGAGTCTGCTGGCTTGGTGGGTCTCACGT
It includes:
- the FMC1 gene encoding protein FMC1 homolog, whose protein sequence is MAALGSPARTLRGLLRELRYLSAATGRPYRDTAAYRYLVKAFRAHRVTSEKLCRAQHELHFQAATYLCLLRSIREHVTLHQEFHGKGERSVEESAGLVGLTLPCQPGGKGWEP